The genomic window AAAAATGAATACAGGTGCTGGTAAAACACTTGTAGGGTTATTAATTTTATACTCCAAAATGATTGAAACAAAAAAAAGATCAATCTTTTTATGCGCTGATAAACAATTAGTAAACCAAGTTTTTGAGCAATCCAAAAAATATAATATACCTACATGTTGCATAGGAAATGATAATGAGTTTCCTGAAGATTTTTTAAACAACAAATCCATCTTAATTACAACAGTTCATAAATTATTTAATGGTAAAAATATTTTTGACAAATATAAAATTGAAGTTGAATCAATTGTAATAGACGATGCTCATAAGTGTATCGAAAAAGTCCAAGAGTCTTTTACCATTAAAATACCTAGAGAGCACAAAATGTACGAAGCATTGCTCAATCTTTTTTCTGCTGAATTAAAAAGACAAGCTCCTGGTTCTTATGAAGCAATTAAAACTGAGCAACCGGATTACTATATGAAACTACCTTTTTGGAGTTGGATTGATAATAAAGAATCCGTTATTAAAATCTTTTCAAATTATTTAGGAGAATTAGATACATTACTTTTTAAATGGGATTTATTTCACAATAATTATAACCAATATGAATTATACATTAAAGGGTCACAAATTGAAATTTCACCAATTAAATGCTTTACGCAAAATATTATTACATATTCAAATGCGAAATATAAATATGCTCTATCTGCCACATTTGAAAATGATTCTGACCTCTTATACGATTTGGATTTCTCTTTAGATGCTATAAACAATCCTATAGAACCTAAAGACAGAAAAGATTATGGACAAAGATTAATTCTGACTCCGCAAAGATATTTTCAAGGGTTTGGTGTTGATAACATAAAAGAAATTGTAGATCACCATTTAAAAAATAGTGAGAATGTACTAGTATTAGTTCCATCTTACAGAGAAGCAAGATTATGGGAAGATATTGGAGCTACAATTATCAATGAAAATATTGAGAATGAAATTGATAATCTTAAAAATTCAAAAGGAAATTTTGTTGTCTTAGCAAATCGATATGATGGTATAGATTTAGGAGGAGATTCATGTAATGTCTTAATTATTCATGAACACCCAAAATATAAATTTATTAAGGATAGATATTATGAAACAATTCTACATAAAACTAACACTAATATTATAGCCCAAACTATCGAACAAGGATTAGGTAGAACGGTTAGATCTGGAAATGATTATAGCGTCATTTATCTTCTTGGCAAAAATATATTAAGATTTTTAAGATATAAAGAGAATTTCAAATATCTAAATAAACACACAAGGAAGCAAATAGAAATCGGACTAGATTTATTAACACAAGGTAAGGAAGAAGAAGAGCTTACCAGTGAGCAATTTAATGATTTAATATGCGAAACTGCAGATTACTGTCTTTCACAAGATGATCATTGGCTTGTGACCTACCAAAACTTCATGAATGAAACAGAAAATGACAATTTAGATTTGAATAGAGAAGAAATATTAGAAATAAAAGATTTAGAAAAGAAAGCCATTTTAGAGTTTATTAATGGGAAAATTCAAAAATCACTAGATCTAATTCAAAAAATATTGAATAAAAACATTTCTTCTCCAGAAAGAGCGATTTATACAACACTATACTCTAATATAGCATATTTAATAGACAAGAATCTATCTAACGATATGATTATTAAAGCTCGAGATTTCTCTCGACATACTTTTGATCCTTTCCTATCGCAAGAATTTGCTAAAAAACAATTAAAATTTGACAACCAAATTTCAAAATCATTAAAATATTTACAATCTTTTTCAACTTTAAATGATGCAATTCATTCTATTAATGAAACCATAAATGACTTAAGATTTGATCCTAATAACCCATCAGAAAAATTTGAAGCGGCAATTAAGTCCCTTGGAAAAATTTTAGGTTTTACGTCTTTCAGGCCTGAAAAAGAAAAAAATGAAGGCTGTGATAATTTATGGTTAATGGAAAACAACACATGTTTAATTATGGAGTCAAAGTCCGAAAAATTACATCAAAATTTGATTTGCAAGGATAATATTGGACAAATAATGAATTCAATAAATTGGTTCAATGAAAAGTATCTGAATGACAATATAATATATTACGGAGTTACAGTACAATACAATAAAAGAAAAGAAAGAGATGTAGTCCTAAACGAAAGATTACGATCTATAGATAATACAAGTTTAGAGAAGATAAAAAGTTCTTTATTAAAATTTACAGATTTTCTATCAAAAAATCAATTAAATAATTTATCAGAACAACAGATCAAAGCTGAATTTAATTCATACAACTTTCTTAGCGAACAATTTGTGTCTACATACTTAACAAAGATAATTTAACAACATAACTCTTCAATTATTTCGACAAATCCAATAATATATCTAAAACAATCAACTATAGAACAACAAAACAAATACATAACTCTATTTAAATAGATTTTATATACTTTTGTAAAAAAGCAATTTATTATAATTATGAGCAAGGACATTAAAATAGAAGCTTTCGAATATCTTTTATCACGGTTAATTGATTGGAAAAACCAATATTCAAATAATAATGATCTTGGCATTTTAAAAGTTT from Flavobacterium sp. KACC 22763 includes these protein-coding regions:
- a CDS encoding DEAD/DEAH box helicase — its product is MNIFKKINEQKQKDIELPIDPNELFYSLKKEKEYSYLRGIQEEALTIWHSKRNNNNLLLKMNTGAGKTLVGLLILYSKMIETKKRSIFLCADKQLVNQVFEQSKKYNIPTCCIGNDNEFPEDFLNNKSILITTVHKLFNGKNIFDKYKIEVESIVIDDAHKCIEKVQESFTIKIPREHKMYEALLNLFSAELKRQAPGSYEAIKTEQPDYYMKLPFWSWIDNKESVIKIFSNYLGELDTLLFKWDLFHNNYNQYELYIKGSQIEISPIKCFTQNIITYSNAKYKYALSATFENDSDLLYDLDFSLDAINNPIEPKDRKDYGQRLILTPQRYFQGFGVDNIKEIVDHHLKNSENVLVLVPSYREARLWEDIGATIINENIENEIDNLKNSKGNFVVLANRYDGIDLGGDSCNVLIIHEHPKYKFIKDRYYETILHKTNTNIIAQTIEQGLGRTVRSGNDYSVIYLLGKNILRFLRYKENFKYLNKHTRKQIEIGLDLLTQGKEEEELTSEQFNDLICETADYCLSQDDHWLVTYQNFMNETENDNLDLNREEILEIKDLEKKAILEFINGKIQKSLDLIQKILNKNISSPERAIYTTLYSNIAYLIDKNLSNDMIIKARDFSRHTFDPFLSQEFAKKQLKFDNQISKSLKYLQSFSTLNDAIHSINETINDLRFDPNNPSEKFEAAIKSLGKILGFTSFRPEKEKNEGCDNLWLMENNTCLIMESKSEKLHQNLICKDNIGQIMNSINWFNEKYLNDNIIYYGVTVQYNKRKERDVVLNERLRSIDNTSLEKIKSSLLKFTDFLSKNQLNNLSEQQIKAEFNSYNFLSEQFVSTYLTKII